Proteins from a single region of Chelonoidis abingdonii isolate Lonesome George chromosome 20, CheloAbing_2.0, whole genome shotgun sequence:
- the BHLHA9 gene encoding class A basic helix-loop-helix protein 9 translates to MPRPALGKGPVRLQEPDGAREELEGVAVSGAHLLGAGQELWAPQGGEATTRPSDPVAAKLRKRSRPVRSKARRIAANVRERKRILDYNQAFNALRLALKHDLNGKRLSKIATLRTAINRIASLSMSLRASPVQRCPCAHTECHTWYSGPRQEGSGKGSQAQLIHLPPEPSFQHWPPSPPYPRYSPEPPLQSNYGSPKKDPFIASPAYYSSGNYYLGVRAICQQTHMDNFRDSLPGPVPWQQGYSQGSGYQQSLPRH, encoded by the coding sequence ATGCCCAGGCCAGCCCTGGGGAAAGGCCCAGTGCGACTGCAGGAGCCCGACGGCGCACGAGAagagctggaaggggttgctGTCTCAGGGGCTCACCTCCTGGGAGCCGGGCAGGAGCTGTGGGCACCCCAGGGTGGCGAGGCCACCACCCGCCCCAGCGACCCGGTGGCGGCTAAactgaggaagaggagcaggccAGTGCGCTCCAAGGCGAGGAGGATTGCTGCCAATGTCAGAGAGCGGAAGAGGATCCTGGACTATAACCAAGCCTTCAACGCCCTGCGGCTGGCCCTGAAACACGACCTCAATGGCAAGAGACTCTCCAAAATTGCAACCCTGCGAACAGCCATCAACAGGATTGCCTCCTTGTCCATGTCCCTGCGCGCCAGCCCGGTGCAGAGGTGCCCCTGTGCCCACACAGAATGCCACACCTGGTACAGTGGGCCCCGCCAAGAGGGGAGCGGTAAGGGCAGCCAGGCCCAGCTCATCCACCTGCCCCCGGAGCCCAGCTTCCAACACTGGCCTCCCTCCCCTCCGTATCCCAGGTATTCCCCTGAGCCTCCGCTCCAGTCCAACTATGGAAGCCCGAAGAAGGATCCTTTTATAGCCAGCCCTGCTTATTACTCCAGTGGGAACTACTACCTCGGGGTCAGAGCCATCTGCCAACAAACACATATGGACAACTTCCGAGATTCTCTCCCAGGGCCAGTCCCCTGGCAGCAGGGGTATAGCCAAGGCTCCGGGTACCAGCAGTCTCTCCCCAGGCACTGA